AGATTGGCACTCCCTGTGGTTTCTGATCTCACCTGTTTTTTCAGAAAACATGCTTGGGTGGGGCTTGGAAGAACAGAGGAGGCAAGCTGCATAGAAGCACAGCAGAATTCCTGGCCCTCCATCCCTGCTTCCCCATCTCAAAAGAACTGGGGAAAAGAGGGAGCAGGAGGAGGGGAGGTCGTCCAGTGGAAATATGACATCCACAAACACTCTGGTCCATGGTTTAAAGAGTCCAGggctcggggcagctaggtggcgcagtggatagagccccagccttgaattcaggaggacttgagttcaaatctggtctcagacacttaactcttcctagctgtatgaccctgggcaagtcacttaactccaacctcagggggaaaaaaaaaaaaaaaaaaagattccagggCTTCCCCCCCCTCTACCACCTAACCTTGTCTGATACTCAGAGCGGCCCCACCCTTGGCTGGAGTAACTTGGTAGGAGGAGAGTCACTGGGAACAATTCAGACAGAAGAATCCAACTCGAATTCTTGGGTTTTCGATGTTTGGATTATTCcttgttttcttaaaatggaaaagatccGGAGCAGTGGAGAGGTGAGGGCAGGGGAAGCTGGGTAGATTTCCtacccttctcctccctttcttccagaTTGCTCAAAGCATTTTATAGGTGTGATCTCACCAGCCTTGCTCCAGCCCCGTTGGGAAGGGACACGGTGTGGGTTTCAATCATCTGTCTCATCTTGGAGTTGGGAGCCTTTTACGGGCTTGAGCTCACTCATTTCTCCATTCTCCTTGACCtagggatggggagggggagggggagacaccGATGAGTAATAGGAGCAGAGATTTAGATCTCAGAATTTGGAGGTCAAAGGATCACAACCAGCTGGAAGGGATTTCTGAGGTCATTTAGTCACAGCCCCTCGTTTTAGAGATGAGGACACAGACCCCACAGAacttggtgggggaggggggattggCTGGAGCCTTCCTAGAAACagctctagagctggaagagacctcagggTCTGTCTAGTCCAATCCCCCCATttcacacatgaggaaactgaggtctgagaaagtgaataaataaattccCCAGATATTGTGTCAGAGGTGAGATCTGAACCTCTGATCTTGGAAAGTTCTTTCGATAGAGTATTCGAAGAGGGCAAGGGGAGGCTGTCCTGTGCTACCCAGCCTAGAGGATGGAGAGGGTGCTGTCTCCTCAGTGTCTCAGTGTCAGAATCCCAAtccctgggggcagctagggggcgcagtggagagagcaccagccctgaattcaggaggacccgagttcaaatctagtctcagacacttcctagctgtgtgaccctgggcaagtcacttaaccccatcctcagggggaaaaaaaaaaagaatcccaatCCCTGCCCCCCCTTCTCACACCATTATACTGGAATATTTACTGAGTTTCACAAATCCCCCAAGAATAGATATTGGGGTGTCCCAGCCCCCCTGGGGGGTCTGTGTGTGTGCCTGTTGTCAGGGATTAGGTTATGTCATAGGGCTAAGAGCTAACTGGATAAAGAAGTACCCCCAGAGACCAAGGGCAGGGGGTGGGTacagaggatgaggaggagagaaaatacCCTTGGCGAGAAAGGGAGGGAgcggggagaagaggggaaaggaggtgaGATTCAAAGCTGAGACTTTGAAGCAAAGAGGGTTTCTTTATTATTCCCCACCCCCCCAAGTGCCCTCCTGCCCAAGTGTTCCCCTGTCAGGATGAATGTATAGTTAGGAGTCACATGATTCTTCGAGTGTCACTCTAACGAGTGACTTTGGCCAAGTAACTGACTCCTAGAGCCTCAGTattctcatcagcaaaatgggaGAAGGGGCGTCagggtttcttccagttctaaagttTATGTGGCTGCGAGTCTCCCGGTCCCCGTCTCCGTTCTGTGGGTCCCTGGCCAAGTCTCAACCTCTCTGGGCAAGGAGGAGAGGCACTTATCGGAGGGGATGCCACAGGAGGGAGAGGGGCAGCCCGGTCACATCCTGTTCTCTGGGACACTCAGTCCCCGGGCTGGCTTCGGATCCAAGCGCccggggaagggggaggaaagaggagattCTCCCCCCACCACGCCCCCACTcctccagcccccccccccctcacttTCCAGAAAGATGAGGGAAAGTTCCAGGGCTTGGGCAGGGCTTGGACttgttttccctccctcttcccttctccgtCCCCGAGGCGTCTCCGGGGGTGGACGTGGCCCAGGCccggcccccgcccccgccccccagGCTCTCTGCCCCGGTGTAATTACCATTAATAGAGTCCTGAGCCCGCCTGCTAAAAATAACTGGCTCGGCCTCTTTATAGCCGGGCCGGGCAGCCCCGCCACTCATTCCCAGAGCTCCCCGGGAGAGCAGCCGGTCCCCAGCAGCCCCGCCGAAGCCTGGACATGACGGAGAGACGAGTCCCCTTCACCTTTCAGAGGAGCCCCAGCTGGGACCCGTTCCGGGACTGGTACCCGGCCAGCAGCCGCCTCTTCGACCAGTCGTTCGGGCTGCCCCGCCTGCCGGAGGACTGGTACCAGTGGCCGGGCCACACCAGCTGGCCGGGCTACGTCCGCCTGCTGCCCAGCCCCGTGGCCGAGCAGGtcccggccgccgccgccgccgcgcccCTGGTCCCCCCGCCGCCCGCGCAGGCCTACAGCCGGGCGCTCAGCCGCCAGCTGAGCCGGGGCATATCGGAGATCCAGCACACCGCCGACCGCTGGCGCGTCACCCTCGACGTCAACCACTTCGCCCCCGAGGAGCTCACGGTGAAGACCAAGGATGGGGTGGTGGAGATCACCGGTGAGCCCGGGGGGCCCTCAGGGGGCAAGCGGGGGAGGGGCAAACCTGGCGGGGGGGGCCAGCCTTCCTCGGGGAGAACCCTGAAAACGCCGTCGGTCCCTGGCTGTCCGGGATAGGGCGGGGCTGGGGGGCTGGGGGGAAGGGCTGGGCACCCCCGCCGGGCCGGGCACGGACGGGTTAACCTAACCCCAGAGGCCCCTCCCAacattcttccctctccccccaccccacccagcCGCTCCGCGCTGTCCCCTCTCTTAGCCTGGACTTGCAGGGAGAAAACCTGTTTCTGACTGCTGCACATGGGGAGGAGAGGAACCCAAACCTTTTCCCTCACGTGCCAGGCTCGAGCCCCCAGCAGGGCGAAGCCCCGATTCCCCGCAAAGCATTAGTaggaagcacttattaagtgcctactgtatgccaggcactttactcagcgctggggatgcaaagaaagtcaaaaacacGGCTCGGAGCCCAAACCCCTGCCTACCTTGGGAACCTGCTCAGCCTCTGCTCAGGGTCCTGGAGTTAAGCCCCCACCCCCAGCTCCAGGCTCTCCCAACTCCCAGTCTCTACTGGGCATGTTCCACTCCTGCCATTGCTTGAAGCTTCCAAGAAAACcacttgcccccccccccaaaaaaaaagccttggGAACTTTTGCACTCCCCCATCCCTTCAGGATCCGGGCATCATGGGAACTCCCCAGGCAAGAGAAGGCACTTTACAAAGAATTATGGAAAAGCACTGGGGCTTCAGCCAGAGATTCCCAGTTCAAAAGTTTGGTTCTGCTTTTGCGGTGTAGCCTTGGAGTCATTTCCTTTCCCTGggctatttcctcttctattaaataTTGGTCTCTAAGGTCCCCAATCCTGGGGAGCCTATGAGAAAACAGCTGGGGAGGCAAAGGGGGGTGGTCTTGTGTGTCTCCCAGAGGCCCCCAGCCTTCATTTGTTTCTCTCTTATTTCCCTCAGGCAAGCATGAAGAGAGACAAGATGAGCACGGCTTCATCTCCAGATGTTTTACTAGGAAATATACGTGAGTATTGGAGAGGGAGCTGGTCCTTTGGGGGAGTTTCCAATTCCCAAACATGCCCCCTTTATTCCTTCCCtgtgcttccccccccccccagaactCCAAACTAGGGTCTGGGGGCAATTGTCTGGGCCTTAAATGTCAAGGTGTATAGGGAGTAGGAAGTCCTCAAGGTATacagtgagaaagaaagagagaaatgctCCACTTGGAGGTcaaaaggacttgaattcaaatcccactgtTGCCATTTGTGACCCTGAAAAAAAGAGACTTGACTTAACTCTTTAAAAAGAGGGGGTTGGGCTAGATGACCtgtaaggttcctttcagctatAAACTTAGGATGTCTATGAGTATAAATGGGTCCCTGTGATGGGGATAGAAGCTCCTAGAGATGGGGACTCAACTGCCAAGATTGAAAGCTTATTGTTGGTGATGAGAGCTCAGGGCTAGGGCTAAAGGTTCTAACCTGCAGAAaggtttatttgaaaaataaaaaatctccaTATaggggccgctagggggcgcagtggatagagcaccagccctgaagtcaggaggacctgagttcaaatgtgatctcagacacttaacacttcctagctgtatgaccctgagcaagtcacttaaccccaattgcctcaggaaaaaaaaaaaaaaaaaaaaaaaaaactccatataTTAAGAGTCTAGAGAGGGAGCATGTCACACTGGACAGAACATCAGTCTAAAAGCCAGGAGGAGAAGGGTTCAAGGTCCCCAATCCCAACACATCTTGGccgtgtgatcctggataagtaaTCTAATTTCTCAATGTCCTAGGTAACTCTCTAAAACTTTAAGGTTCAGAGAAAGGGTCAGCCTAAACCGTTAGTTGTTTCTTCACCCAGAagttcctataccaatgaaatcacaagaccAGTCCCTACCCCTATATTAAATGACTATGATATACAAAACACTCTGCCTCGACTAGAGGAAATATAAAGCTGAGAAGTGGCCCCTCTTCTCCCTTAACTTCTGACAGGCTGTCCTAGCATCCCAACAGTGGTCTTACAACTCAAGTCTCTGTCCTTTCTCTCTTCAGCCTGCCCCCTGGTGTAGACGCCACCTCAGTTGTGTCTTCTCTGTCCCCCGATGGGACGCTGTCTGTGGAAGCCCCTCTGCCCAAGCCTGCCATCCAATCTGCAGAAGTCACTATTCCAGTTACCTTTGAAACCCGTGCTGAGATTGGAGGTGCTGATGCAAAAAAGTCAGAAGGAGCAGCTTCCAAATAGAGACCCCACGCCCTCAGCCATCCCACTGGGGAGCCCTTGCTCTCTCCTGGGCTGATCCCTTGAA
The Sminthopsis crassicaudata isolate SCR6 chromosome 4, ASM4859323v1, whole genome shotgun sequence genome window above contains:
- the HSPB1 gene encoding heat shock protein beta-1; this translates as MTERRVPFTFQRSPSWDPFRDWYPASSRLFDQSFGLPRLPEDWYQWPGHTSWPGYVRLLPSPVAEQVPAAAAAAPLVPPPPAQAYSRALSRQLSRGISEIQHTADRWRVTLDVNHFAPEELTVKTKDGVVEITGKHEERQDEHGFISRCFTRKYTLPPGVDATSVVSSLSPDGTLSVEAPLPKPAIQSAEVTIPVTFETRAEIGGADAKKSEGAASK